Proteins encoded by one window of Streptomyces sp. NBC_01477:
- a CDS encoding PfkB family carbohydrate kinase — MDDQPVLDPLGAVRAAGDPATDVYLTGTVFLDIIFTGLDSAPVRGTESWARGMGSSPGGVANMATALARLGLHTTLAAAFGDDMYGDYCWESLAAGEGIDLGPSRRIPGWHSPVTVSMAYDEERTMVSHGHRAPPPEEAVHACPPPARAAVASLGQRDRASDEEPAPDPDREWIAQAAANGTQVFADVGWDDTGRWDPADLEGLRHCAAFLPNAEEAMRYTRTATPAAAARRLAELVPLAVVTLGAEGAVAVDSGSGETAEVPALIVDALDPTGAGDVFVAGFVTGTLAGWPLTDRLAFGSLCAALSVQEFGGSLSAPGWTEVAAWWTRAKAEPGTPAEALRRYAFLDALIPPAPRRWPLPRAVPTIGFRRA, encoded by the coding sequence ATGGACGACCAGCCCGTTCTCGACCCGCTCGGCGCGGTGCGCGCCGCGGGGGACCCGGCGACCGATGTCTATCTCACCGGCACCGTGTTCCTCGACATCATCTTCACCGGTCTCGACAGCGCGCCCGTGCGCGGCACCGAGTCCTGGGCCCGCGGCATGGGTTCGAGCCCCGGCGGGGTGGCGAACATGGCGACGGCGCTCGCCCGGCTCGGCCTGCACACCACCTTGGCGGCGGCCTTCGGCGACGACATGTACGGCGACTACTGCTGGGAGAGCCTCGCGGCCGGCGAGGGCATCGACCTCGGCCCCTCCCGCCGCATCCCCGGCTGGCACTCCCCGGTCACCGTGTCGATGGCCTACGACGAGGAGCGCACCATGGTCAGCCACGGCCACCGGGCGCCGCCGCCCGAGGAGGCCGTGCACGCCTGCCCGCCGCCCGCCCGGGCCGCCGTCGCCTCGCTCGGCCAGCGCGACCGGGCCTCCGACGAGGAGCCCGCGCCCGACCCCGACCGCGAGTGGATCGCCCAGGCCGCGGCGAACGGCACGCAGGTCTTCGCCGACGTCGGCTGGGACGACACCGGCCGCTGGGACCCGGCCGACCTCGAAGGGCTCCGGCACTGCGCCGCCTTCCTGCCCAATGCGGAGGAGGCCATGCGGTACACCCGCACCGCCACCCCGGCCGCCGCCGCCCGCAGGCTCGCCGAGCTGGTCCCGCTGGCCGTGGTCACCCTCGGAGCGGAGGGCGCGGTCGCCGTGGACTCCGGCAGCGGCGAGACCGCCGAGGTGCCCGCCCTGATCGTGGACGCCCTGGACCCGACGGGGGCCGGGGACGTCTTCGTGGCCGGCTTCGTCACCGGCACCCTGGCCGGCTGGCCGCTCACCGACCGGCTCGCCTTCGGCTCGCTGTGCGCGGCGCTGTCCGTCCAGGAATTCGGCGGCTCGCTGTCCGCGCCCGGCTGGACCGAGGTCGCCGCGTGGTGGACGCGGGCCAAGGCCGAGCCGGGCACCCCGGCGGAGGCGCTGCGCCGGTACGCCTTCCTGGACGCGCTGATCCCGCCGGCCCCCCGCCGCTGGCCGCTGCCCCGGGCGGTGCCCACGATCGGCTTCCGCCGGGCGTGA
- a CDS encoding PhoH family protein: MTQTPTKQQPQPPQARAHFVVPAKHPMVTVLGSGDALLRVIEQAFPAVDIHVRGNEISAVGDADEVALVQRLFDEMMLVLRTGQPMTEDAVERSIAMLRANGSAADQDAETPAQVLTQNILSSRGRTIRPKTLNQKRYVDAIDRHTIVFGIGPAGTGKTYLAMAKAVQALQSKQVNRIILTRPAVEAGERLGFLPGTLYEKIDPYLRPLYDALHDMLDPDSIPRLMAAGTIEVAPLAYMRGRTLNDAFIILDEAQNTSAEQMKMFLTRLGFDSKIVITGDVTQVDLPRGTKSGLRQVQDILADVEDVHFSRLTSTDVVRHKLVGRIVDAYERYDSAVAEEEAGGSGGSGAPNGTGAAKAAGVHRGSSANSARTKRK, from the coding sequence ATGACTCAGACACCGACAAAGCAGCAGCCGCAGCCGCCGCAGGCGCGCGCCCACTTCGTCGTACCGGCCAAGCACCCCATGGTGACCGTCCTGGGCTCAGGCGACGCTCTGCTCCGCGTGATCGAGCAGGCGTTCCCGGCCGTCGACATCCATGTACGGGGCAATGAGATCAGCGCGGTCGGCGACGCCGACGAGGTCGCGCTGGTCCAGCGGCTCTTCGACGAGATGATGCTGGTGCTGCGCACCGGCCAGCCCATGACCGAGGACGCCGTCGAGCGCTCCATCGCCATGCTGCGGGCCAACGGCAGCGCCGCCGACCAGGACGCCGAGACACCCGCCCAGGTGCTCACGCAGAACATCCTGTCCAGCCGCGGCCGCACGATCCGCCCCAAGACGCTCAACCAGAAGCGCTACGTGGACGCGATCGACCGCCACACCATCGTCTTCGGCATCGGCCCGGCCGGTACGGGCAAGACCTACCTGGCAATGGCCAAGGCCGTGCAGGCCCTGCAGTCCAAGCAGGTCAACCGCATCATCCTGACCCGCCCCGCGGTCGAGGCCGGCGAACGCCTCGGCTTCCTGCCCGGCACCCTGTACGAGAAGATCGACCCGTATCTGCGCCCGCTCTACGACGCCCTGCACGACATGCTCGACCCGGACTCGATCCCCCGCCTGATGGCGGCCGGCACCATCGAGGTAGCGCCCCTCGCATATATGCGTGGTCGCACGCTTAACGACGCCTTCATCATCCTGGACGAGGCGCAGAACACCAGCGCCGAGCAGATGAAGATGTTCCTGACCAGGCTCGGGTTCGACTCCAAGATCGTCATCACCGGTGACGTCACCCAGGTGGACCTGCCGCGCGGCACCAAGAGCGGACTGCGGCAGGTGCAGGACATCCTCGCCGATGTCGAGGACGTCCACTTCTCCCGGCTCACCAGCACCGACGTGGTGCGCCATAAGCTGGTCGGACGCATCGTGGACGCCTACGAGCGGTACGACAGCGCGGTCGCCGAAGAAGAAGCCGGCGGCAGCGGCGGCAGCGGTGCACCCAACGGCACCGGCGCCGCCAAAGCCGCAGGCGTCCATCGCGGCAGCAGCGCCAACAGCGCACGGACCAAGAGAAAGTAA
- the ybeY gene encoding rRNA maturation RNase YbeY: MAIDVNNESGWEIDEQAVLDAARYALQRMRIHPLSELSVIVVDADAMEQLHVQWMDLPGPTDVMSFPMDELRPGKEDEEPAQGLLGDIVLCPEVAKRQGEEAPTGHSMDEELQLLTVHGVLHLLGYDHEEADEKAEMFGLQKAILDGWRAERGIEGPSPAPTTH; the protein is encoded by the coding sequence ATGGCGATCGACGTCAACAACGAGTCCGGCTGGGAGATCGACGAGCAGGCGGTCCTCGACGCCGCCCGCTACGCGCTCCAGCGCATGCGCATCCATCCGCTGTCCGAGCTGTCGGTGATCGTCGTGGACGCCGACGCCATGGAGCAGCTGCACGTGCAGTGGATGGACCTGCCGGGCCCCACCGATGTCATGTCCTTCCCGATGGACGAGCTGCGTCCCGGCAAGGAGGACGAGGAGCCCGCGCAGGGCCTGCTCGGTGACATCGTGCTGTGCCCCGAGGTCGCCAAGCGGCAGGGGGAGGAGGCGCCGACCGGCCACTCCATGGACGAGGAGCTGCAACTGCTCACCGTGCACGGCGTCCTCCACCTGCTCGGGTACGACCACGAGGAGGCGGACGAGAAGGCCGAGATGTTCGGCCTCCAGAAGGCCATCCTGGACGGATGGCGGGCCGAACGCGGCATCGAGGGGCCCTCGCCCGCGCCCACCACCCACTGA
- a CDS encoding hemolysin family protein produces MIVSAVLLVIVAWLAACAEAGIARTSRFRAEDALRSGRKGAANLLAVASDPTRYLNVALLVRVACETSAAVLITVVCTRNFDRTWQVLLVAIGVMVLVSYVAVGVSPRTIGRQHPMNTATAASYVLLPLARVMGPVPGLLILLGNALTPGKGFKRGPFASEAELRAMVDLAESESLIEDDERRMVHSVFELGDTIVREVMVPRPELVMIERFKTIRQATTLALRSGFSRIPVTGESEDDVVGFVYLKDLARRTHINREAESDLVSTLIRPAAFVPDTKNAGDLLREMQRDRNHVAVVVDEYGGTAGIVTIEDILEEIVGEITDEYDRETPPVEELGDDRYRVTARLDIGDLGELYGVLLDDDDVETVGGLLAKSLGRVPIPGATAVVPLPEDGSGERPTVALRLTAETQAGRRNRIGTVLVEPLDAAEAAPHEGPSPAEDEV; encoded by the coding sequence ATGATCGTCTCCGCAGTCCTGCTTGTCATCGTGGCCTGGCTGGCCGCGTGCGCCGAGGCCGGCATCGCCAGGACCTCCCGCTTCCGTGCCGAGGACGCGCTGCGCTCGGGGCGCAAGGGCGCCGCGAACCTGCTGGCGGTCGCGTCCGACCCGACCCGCTACCTCAATGTCGCCCTGCTGGTCAGGGTCGCCTGCGAGACCTCGGCCGCCGTGCTGATCACCGTGGTCTGCACCCGGAATTTCGACCGTACGTGGCAGGTGCTGCTCGTCGCGATCGGCGTGATGGTCCTGGTGTCGTACGTCGCCGTGGGCGTCTCGCCGCGCACCATCGGCCGCCAGCACCCGATGAACACGGCGACGGCCGCCTCGTACGTCCTGCTGCCGCTGGCCCGGGTGATGGGTCCGGTCCCCGGGCTGCTGATCCTGCTCGGCAACGCGCTGACGCCGGGGAAGGGCTTCAAGCGCGGCCCGTTCGCGAGCGAGGCGGAGCTGCGGGCGATGGTGGACCTCGCCGAGTCCGAGTCGCTGATCGAGGACGACGAGCGCCGGATGGTGCACTCGGTCTTCGAGCTGGGCGACACCATCGTCCGCGAGGTGATGGTGCCGCGGCCCGAGCTGGTGATGATCGAGCGCTTCAAGACGATCCGCCAGGCCACCACGCTGGCGCTGCGCAGCGGCTTCTCGCGCATCCCGGTGACGGGCGAGAGCGAGGACGACGTCGTCGGCTTCGTCTACCTCAAGGACCTGGCCCGCCGCACCCACATCAACCGGGAGGCGGAGAGCGACCTGGTCTCCACGCTGATCCGGCCCGCCGCCTTCGTGCCCGACACCAAGAACGCCGGGGACCTGCTGCGGGAGATGCAGCGCGACCGCAACCATGTCGCGGTCGTGGTGGACGAATACGGCGGCACCGCGGGCATCGTCACCATCGAGGACATCCTGGAGGAGATCGTCGGCGAGATCACCGACGAGTACGACCGGGAGACCCCGCCGGTGGAGGAGCTGGGCGACGACCGCTACCGGGTCACCGCCCGCCTCGACATCGGCGACCTCGGGGAGCTGTACGGGGTTCTCCTGGACGACGACGACGTCGAGACGGTCGGCGGCCTGCTGGCCAAGTCGCTCGGCCGGGTGCCGATCCCGGGCGCGACGGCCGTGGTGCCGCTGCCCGAGGACGGTTCGGGCGAACGCCCCACGGTGGCGCTGCGGTTGACCGCCGAGACGCAGGCGGGCCGCCGCAACCGGATCGGCACGGTGCTGGTCGAGCCGCTGGACGCGGCGGAGGCGGCGCCGCACGAGGGGCCCTCCCCGGCGGAGGACGAGGTATGA
- a CDS encoding YybH family protein, with product MTDTRERARHPEDIARLLVARVNARDLDGILELFEPDAVVAYPADRPSQGAAALRELYAGLLAAKPVFEVEDPLPTLVSGDLALTSTAPKDGTGGRVQVARRQPDGTWLRVIDRPES from the coding sequence ATGACCGACACCCGTGAACGCGCCCGGCACCCCGAGGACATCGCCCGCCTGCTGGTCGCCCGCGTCAATGCCCGCGACCTCGACGGCATCCTCGAACTCTTCGAACCCGACGCCGTCGTCGCCTACCCCGCCGACCGCCCCTCGCAGGGCGCCGCCGCCCTGCGCGAGCTGTACGCGGGGCTGCTCGCCGCCAAGCCGGTCTTCGAGGTCGAGGACCCGCTGCCGACCCTGGTCAGCGGCGACCTGGCCCTCACCTCGACCGCCCCGAAGGACGGCACCGGCGGCCGCGTCCAGGTCGCCCGCCGCCAGCCGGACGGTACGTGGCTGCGCGTGATCGACCGCCCGGAGTCGTGA
- a CDS encoding DUF397 domain-containing protein yields the protein MSTSDLVWFKSSYSSGSEGDCVEVAVSWQKSSYSGSQGDSCVEVAACPGTIHVRDSKDPHGPHLAFTPTEWSSFLDYAATRR from the coding sequence ATGAGCACGTCCGACCTGGTCTGGTTCAAGAGCAGCTACAGCAGCGGCAGCGAAGGCGACTGCGTCGAAGTCGCCGTCTCCTGGCAGAAGTCCAGCTACAGCGGCTCCCAGGGCGACAGCTGCGTCGAGGTCGCCGCCTGCCCGGGCACGATCCACGTCCGCGACTCCAAGGACCCCCACGGCCCCCACCTCGCCTTCACCCCGACCGAGTGGTCGTCCTTCCTCGACTACGCCGCCACCCGCCGCTGA
- a CDS encoding DUF6879 family protein, protein MSELRAPALRAEDGERLALPDYRRDFRARRAVIRDGESWKLERLQHFEEANPRRDALRRGDWSEALRLFEAERTSVREAAQDDEKHGHSFRRLRVIEEPLTPYVQWELHWLHLRAECGYSTRVMPAEVIAASEAAGHVPEVVILDEKVLYQVLYTDTGVTRAAIRFTDPAVVAPWATFIRDAYTAAEDITAYFPRALLRLPPPPAA, encoded by the coding sequence ATGAGTGAGCTGCGCGCCCCCGCGCTCCGGGCGGAGGACGGCGAGAGGCTCGCGCTTCCCGACTACCGTCGCGACTTCCGGGCCCGCCGTGCGGTGATCCGTGACGGCGAGTCGTGGAAGCTCGAACGGCTCCAGCACTTCGAGGAGGCGAACCCTCGCCGCGACGCCCTCCGCCGGGGCGACTGGTCCGAGGCGCTGCGTCTTTTCGAGGCGGAACGCACCTCGGTACGCGAGGCCGCGCAGGACGACGAGAAGCACGGTCACAGTTTCCGCCGGCTGCGCGTGATCGAGGAGCCGCTGACGCCGTACGTGCAATGGGAGCTGCACTGGCTGCACCTGCGTGCGGAGTGCGGCTACAGCACGCGGGTGATGCCCGCCGAGGTGATCGCCGCCTCGGAAGCCGCCGGCCACGTGCCCGAGGTGGTGATCCTGGATGAAAAGGTCCTCTACCAGGTCCTGTACACCGACACCGGTGTGACGCGGGCGGCGATCCGGTTCACCGACCCCGCCGTGGTCGCCCCGTGGGCGACCTTCATCCGGGATGCGTACACCGCAGCCGAGGACATCACCGCGTACTTCCCCCGCGCCCTCCTCCGTCTTCCCCCGCCTCCCGCGGCCTGA
- a CDS encoding tetratricopeptide repeat protein, protein MLVLLDNAATAGQVRPLLPGSGNSLVVVTSRSRLSGLAVRDGARRLTLGTLPESEAVALLRAVTSGYRPEDDLEKLTELARLCARLPLALRIAAERAASHPHLRIDDLIADLRDESVLWDALSTGSDDEAEAVRTVFAWSYRSLSEPAARLFRLLGLHPGPEFGPHAAAALADHAPARVRQLLDDLVGAHLLEQTAPDRFQFHDLLRAYATDQARAEEPAAQRGAALRRVLGWYLHTADRAQNRIRPAEPHVPLDEPPTTPPPLAFPDYDSAVDWSEREQGNFRGLVDAAASAGFDSLAWQLAEALWAALPPSASYAEWLDTGHAGLAAAVRCQETAARIRLLSDLGIGLRLLNRLDEALGRHREALSLARTAGSRVEEARSLNLMGLIELRTRSLGPAEQHFAEAGAVFREQDDRRRTAMALSNLARTRLEAGRPEEAAAAVHEALSAHRAAGNRQSIGNALNIAAEVHLERGDIDAARAAIDEALDIALGLRNHRLEGYWLLTLGSVQRATGQYGAALTSYQRSAALHRRLGDRSREALAWRGAGQTYVQLDRHAEAVDFHRRAVALHREAGDTWQRARELDCLAAALAPADPATAHALRTEVLGCLAAYTDPRAAGMRDRVRRQLDVAE, encoded by the coding sequence ATGCTCGTCCTCCTCGACAACGCGGCGACAGCCGGCCAGGTCCGCCCGCTCCTCCCGGGCAGCGGCAACAGCCTTGTCGTGGTGACCAGCCGCAGCCGCCTGTCGGGTCTCGCCGTCCGCGACGGAGCACGCAGGCTGACCCTCGGCACCCTCCCAGAATCCGAGGCCGTCGCCCTGCTCCGCGCCGTCACCAGCGGCTATCGACCCGAGGACGATCTGGAAAAGCTCACAGAACTCGCCCGGCTCTGCGCCCGGTTGCCGCTCGCGCTGCGGATAGCGGCGGAACGCGCCGCGAGTCACCCGCATCTGCGGATCGACGACCTCATCGCCGATCTGCGTGACGAGTCGGTGCTCTGGGACGCGCTGAGCACGGGCAGCGACGACGAGGCCGAGGCTGTGCGCACCGTCTTCGCATGGTCCTATCGCAGCCTTTCCGAGCCTGCCGCCCGGCTGTTCCGGCTGCTCGGGCTGCACCCGGGCCCCGAGTTCGGGCCGCACGCGGCTGCGGCGCTCGCCGACCATGCGCCGGCCCGTGTCCGGCAGCTCCTCGACGACCTCGTCGGCGCCCATCTGCTGGAGCAGACCGCACCGGACCGCTTCCAATTCCACGACCTGCTCCGCGCGTACGCCACCGACCAGGCCCGCGCCGAGGAACCTGCCGCGCAGCGCGGCGCCGCCCTTCGCCGCGTCCTGGGCTGGTATCTGCACACCGCCGACAGAGCCCAGAACCGGATCAGGCCGGCGGAGCCGCACGTACCCCTGGACGAACCACCGACCACGCCGCCGCCCCTGGCCTTCCCCGACTACGACAGTGCCGTCGACTGGTCGGAACGCGAACAGGGGAACTTCCGGGGCTTGGTCGACGCAGCCGCCTCGGCGGGCTTCGACAGCCTCGCATGGCAGCTGGCCGAGGCGCTGTGGGCCGCGCTGCCGCCGTCGGCCTCGTATGCGGAGTGGCTCGACACCGGCCACGCGGGTCTGGCCGCCGCCGTCCGCTGTCAGGAGACCGCGGCCCGGATCCGGCTGCTCAGCGATCTGGGCATCGGCCTGCGGCTGCTCAACCGGCTGGACGAGGCGCTGGGCCGGCACCGGGAGGCCCTGTCGCTCGCGCGGACCGCGGGGAGCCGTGTCGAGGAGGCCCGGTCGCTGAACCTCATGGGGCTGATCGAGCTGCGGACCCGGAGCCTCGGCCCCGCCGAGCAGCACTTCGCCGAGGCAGGTGCGGTCTTCCGCGAGCAGGACGACCGGCGCCGGACGGCGATGGCGCTGTCCAACCTGGCCAGGACCCGCCTGGAGGCCGGCCGGCCGGAGGAAGCCGCCGCTGCTGTCCACGAGGCGCTGTCCGCCCACCGCGCTGCGGGAAATCGGCAGAGCATCGGCAACGCCCTGAACATCGCCGCCGAGGTCCACCTTGAGCGCGGCGACATCGACGCGGCCCGGGCGGCGATCGACGAAGCCCTGGACATCGCCCTCGGCCTGCGCAACCACCGCCTGGAGGGGTACTGGCTCCTCACTCTCGGCAGTGTCCAGCGGGCCACCGGTCAGTACGGGGCCGCGCTGACCTCCTACCAGCGCTCGGCCGCGCTCCACCGGCGCCTCGGTGACCGCAGCCGTGAGGCGCTGGCCTGGCGCGGCGCGGGACAGACGTACGTACAGCTGGATCGGCATGCCGAGGCGGTCGACTTCCACCGCAGGGCCGTCGCTCTTCACCGGGAGGCCGGCGACACCTGGCAGCGGGCACGGGAGCTGGACTGTCTGGCGGCGGCCCTGGCACCCGCCGATCCGGCGACGGCGCACGCGCTCCGGACGGAAGTCCTCGGCTGCCTCGCCGCGTACACCGATCCGCGAGCCGCGGGCATGCGGGACCGGGTGCGGCGGCAACTGGACGTGGCGGAGTGA
- a CDS encoding cytidine deaminase: MIARMSDQQPATDLPDPEDRKLVTLARSARARGGVPEGAAVRDETGRTYVAGTVALESLRLSALQTAVAMAVASGAESLEAAAVVTAADAADDAGRAAVRDLGGAAVPVIVAGPDGSVRGTLSAG; encoded by the coding sequence ATGATCGCGCGTATGAGTGATCAGCAGCCGGCCACCGACCTGCCGGACCCGGAAGACCGCAAGCTCGTCACGCTGGCCCGGTCCGCCAGGGCGCGGGGCGGGGTGCCCGAGGGGGCCGCCGTGCGGGACGAGACCGGCAGGACGTACGTGGCCGGCACCGTCGCGCTGGAGTCGCTGCGGCTGAGCGCGCTCCAGACCGCCGTCGCGATGGCGGTGGCCAGCGGCGCGGAGTCGCTGGAGGCCGCCGCGGTGGTCACCGCCGCCGACGCCGCGGACGACGCCGGCCGCGCCGCGGTCCGCGACCTCGGCGGCGCCGCCGTCCCGGTGATCGTGGCGGGCCCCGACGGGTCCGTACGCGGCACCCTCAGCGCGGGCTGA
- a CDS encoding P-II family nitrogen regulator, which yields MKLVTAVIKPYKLDDVKTALQERGVHGMTVTEASGYGRQRGHTEVYRGAEYRVDLVPKARIEVLVEDADADAVIEALVAAARTGKIGDGKVWAVPVETAVRVRTGERGPDAL from the coding sequence ATGAAGCTGGTCACCGCCGTCATCAAGCCGTACAAGCTGGACGACGTGAAAACGGCCCTGCAGGAGAGGGGGGTGCACGGCATGACGGTCACCGAGGCGAGCGGCTACGGCAGGCAGCGCGGCCACACCGAGGTCTACCGCGGCGCCGAATACCGCGTCGACCTGGTCCCCAAGGCCCGCATCGAGGTCCTGGTCGAGGACGCGGACGCCGACGCGGTCATCGAAGCGCTGGTGGCCGCCGCCCGCACCGGCAAGATCGGCGACGGCAAGGTGTGGGCGGTGCCGGTGGAGACGGCGGTCCGCGTCAGGACCGGTGAACGCGGCCCGGACGCGCTGTAG
- a CDS encoding ammonium transporter produces MEGDPLVLLLSADQTAVNAADTAWLLAATALVLLMTPGLALFYGGMVRSKSVLNMLMMSFVSIALVTMVWLIAGYTLAFGHDAGGLGLIGDFGHLGMHGIGPTSMHGHVPTLLFATFQLTFAVITAALISGAVADRARFGAWVVFVVVWTLAVYVPVAHWVFADGGWIAAKLHALDYAGGTVVEVCSGASGLALAIVLGPRLGFRKDSMRPHNLPLVLLGAGLLWFGWFGFNAGSALGADGMAGAAFLNTQTAGCAGLLGWLLVEKRRDGHATTLGAASGSIAGLVAITPSCGSVDVPGAAVVGLAAGVLCSYAVSWKFRWGVDDSLDVVGVHLVGGIVGTLLIGLLATESMTGGPEGLFYGGGLAQLGRQAVAVAAVGAYAFAVTYGLGRAIDRLMGFRASEEHERTGLDLTVHAETAYDHGVLTHGMSHGAAVHAGAQAAHDRSPLG; encoded by the coding sequence GTGGAAGGGGACCCCCTCGTGCTGCTGCTGTCCGCCGACCAGACGGCTGTGAACGCCGCCGACACCGCCTGGCTGCTGGCCGCCACCGCGCTGGTACTGCTGATGACGCCGGGCCTCGCGCTCTTCTATGGCGGCATGGTCCGCAGCAAGAGCGTGCTCAACATGCTCATGATGAGCTTCGTGTCGATCGCGCTGGTCACGATGGTGTGGCTGATCGCCGGCTACACCCTCGCCTTCGGCCACGACGCCGGCGGGCTCGGCCTGATCGGAGACTTCGGGCACCTGGGCATGCACGGCATCGGCCCCACCTCGATGCACGGCCATGTCCCCACCCTGCTCTTCGCGACCTTCCAGCTGACCTTCGCGGTGATCACCGCGGCCCTGATCAGCGGGGCGGTGGCGGACCGGGCACGGTTCGGGGCGTGGGTGGTCTTCGTGGTGGTGTGGACGCTGGCCGTATACGTCCCCGTGGCGCACTGGGTCTTCGCCGACGGCGGCTGGATCGCGGCGAAACTGCACGCGCTGGACTACGCGGGCGGCACGGTCGTCGAGGTGTGCTCGGGCGCCTCGGGTCTTGCGCTGGCGATCGTGCTCGGGCCGCGGCTCGGCTTCCGCAAGGACTCGATGCGGCCGCACAATCTGCCGCTGGTGCTGCTGGGCGCGGGTCTGCTGTGGTTCGGCTGGTTCGGCTTCAACGCCGGGTCCGCGCTGGGCGCCGACGGGATGGCCGGCGCCGCCTTCCTCAACACCCAGACCGCGGGCTGCGCGGGCCTGCTGGGCTGGCTGCTGGTCGAGAAGCGCAGGGACGGGCACGCCACGACGCTGGGCGCCGCGTCCGGTTCGATCGCCGGCCTGGTCGCGATCACCCCGTCGTGCGGCAGCGTGGACGTACCCGGCGCCGCCGTGGTCGGGCTCGCCGCGGGCGTGCTGTGCTCGTACGCGGTGAGCTGGAAATTCCGCTGGGGCGTGGACGATTCGCTGGACGTGGTCGGCGTTCACCTGGTCGGCGGCATCGTCGGCACCCTGCTGATCGGGCTGCTCGCCACCGAGTCGATGACCGGCGGCCCCGAGGGCCTGTTCTACGGCGGCGGCCTCGCGCAGCTGGGCAGGCAGGCCGTCGCGGTCGCGGCGGTCGGGGCGTACGCCTTCGCCGTGACGTACGGGCTGGGCCGGGCCATCGACCGGCTGATGGGCTTCCGGGCGAGCGAGGAGCACGAAAGGACCGGCCTGGACCTCACCGTGCACGCGGAGACCGCTTACGATCACGGCGTACTCACGCACGGCATGTCCCACGGCGCCGCCGTACACGCCGGCGCGCAGGCCGCCCACGACAGGAGCCCACTGGGATGA
- the era gene encoding GTPase Era: MRPMSARTPSAAGPAHRSGFACFVGRPNAGKSTLTNALVGQKVAITSSRPQTTRHTVRGIVHRPDAQLVLVDTPGLHKPRTLLGERLNDVVRSTWAEVDVIGFCLPADQKLGPGDTFIARELAGVRRTPKVAVVTKTDLVDSKALAHQLLAVDKLGRDLGFEWAEIVPVSAVAGEQVGLLADLLIPLLPEGPALYPEGDLTDEPEQIMVAELIREAALEGVRDELPHSIAVVVEEMLPREGRSADRPLLDIHANLYIERPSQKGIIIGPKGARLKEVGVKSRQQIEALLGTPVFLDLHVKVAKDWQRDPKQLRKLGF; the protein is encoded by the coding sequence ATGAGGCCCATGAGCGCTCGTACCCCCTCCGCCGCCGGCCCCGCACACCGGTCCGGCTTCGCCTGCTTCGTCGGTCGTCCCAACGCCGGCAAGTCCACTCTTACGAACGCTCTGGTCGGCCAGAAGGTGGCGATCACCTCCAGCCGGCCGCAGACGACCCGGCACACCGTGCGCGGCATCGTGCACCGGCCGGACGCCCAGCTCGTGCTGGTCGACACCCCCGGGCTGCACAAGCCGCGCACCCTGCTCGGCGAGCGGCTCAACGACGTGGTGCGCAGCACCTGGGCCGAGGTCGACGTGATCGGCTTCTGCCTGCCCGCCGACCAGAAGCTCGGCCCCGGCGACACCTTCATCGCGCGCGAGCTGGCCGGGGTCCGCAGGACGCCGAAGGTCGCGGTGGTCACCAAGACCGACCTGGTCGACTCCAAGGCCCTCGCGCACCAGCTGCTCGCCGTCGACAAGCTCGGCCGCGACCTCGGCTTCGAATGGGCCGAGATCGTGCCGGTCTCCGCGGTCGCGGGCGAACAGGTCGGCCTGCTCGCCGACCTGCTCATTCCGCTGCTCCCGGAGGGTCCCGCCCTCTACCCCGAGGGCGACCTGACCGACGAGCCCGAGCAGATCATGGTCGCCGAGCTGATCCGCGAGGCCGCGCTGGAAGGCGTGCGCGACGAGCTGCCGCACTCCATCGCGGTGGTGGTCGAGGAGATGCTGCCCCGCGAGGGCCGCTCCGCCGACCGCCCGCTGCTCGACATCCACGCCAACCTGTACATCGAGCGCCCCAGCCAGAAGGGCATCATCATCGGCCCCAAGGGCGCCCGCCTGAAGGAGGTCGGCGTCAAGTCCCGCCAGCAGATCGAGGCGCTGCTCGGCACCCCGGTCTTCCTGGACCTGCACGTGAAGGTGGCCAAGGACTGGCAGCGCGACCCGAAGCAGCTCCGCAAGCTCGGCTTCTGA